A region from the Rhodamnia argentea isolate NSW1041297 chromosome 7, ASM2092103v1, whole genome shotgun sequence genome encodes:
- the LOC115734835 gene encoding transcription factor TCP1-like isoform X1: MFHSNHSANDLISSSEQPILQHPIFHDVSFDFKQEDPPFSLSNFPSPSIFYGDDSEGGAFLQVHNNLLSEGQQPLNTPHQMTDPVTFFSGGCIGYSAGMNPEESGERVVPAERFSKKDRHSKINTAQGMRDRRMRLSVEVAREFFSLQDMLGVDKASKTIKWLLVKSTPAIKELATGLQKTNDGESIPIVGAPCTSEREVTPQIGKIAKGRQQQTIGKKRKVKQSRKTVFCPTVRESRAKARERAKQRTRAKTILQKLNRGDRPWDELTESDLNGRLLSNCSIGTSDDSGNRGSGVEVTNIDVQVQFEGESSYDQKTMADDSSEIHNFNHAQSAQVEHQFTESELFCMPWEGYSDQYMR, encoded by the exons ATGTTTCACTCAAACCACAGTGCCAATGACCTCATCTCCTCCAGTGAGCAACCAATTCTTCAGCATCCCATCTTCCATGACGTTAGCTTTGATTTCAAACAAGAAGaccctcctttctctctctccaacttccCCTCTCCCTCCATCTTCTACGGCGATGATAGCGAGGGTGGTGCTTTTCTTCAAGTTCACAACAATCTCTTGTCAGAAGGGCAGCAACCATTGAACACTCCTCACCAAATGACCGATCCAGTGACCTTTTTCTCCGGCGGTTGCATCGGATACAGCGCCGGAATGAACCCCGAAGAGAGTGGTGAGCGGGTTGTTCCGGCAGAGCGGTTCTCGAAGAAGGATCGGCACAGCAAGATCAACACCGCTCAAGGCATGAGAGACCGGAGGATGAGGTTGTCCGTTGAAGTCGCTCGCGAGTTCTTCAGTCTTCAGGACATGCTCGGGGTCGACAAAGCTAGCAAAACTATCAAGTGGTTGCTGGTGAAGTCGACGCCCGCCATTAAAGAATTAGCTACGGGCCTTCAGAAGACGAACGACGGCGAAAGCATCCCTATTGTGGGTGCTCCTTGCACATCAGAGCGCGAAGTGACGCCTCAAATAGGCAAAATCGCTAAGGGTCGTCAGCAACAGACGATTGGAAAAAAGAGGAAGGTCAAACAATCGCGAAAGACTGTGTTTTGCCCTACGGTGAGAGAGTCAAGGGCAAAGGCGAGGGAAAGAGCAAAGCAAAGAACAAGGGCGAAGACGATCCTTCAAAAACTCAATAGAGGGGATCGACCTTGGGACGAATTGACCGAGAGCGATCTGAACGGCCGACTACTATCCAATTGTTCCATTGGAACTAGTGATGACTCTGGAAATCGAGGAAGCGGCGTCGAAGTTACTAACATCGATGTGCAAGTTCAATTTGAAGGAGAAAGTTCTTATGATCAGAAGACAATGGCTGATGATTCATCTGAAATTCACAACTTCAACCATGCACAAAGCGCCCAAGTAGAG CATCAGTTCACTGAATCTGAATTGTTTTGCATGCCATGGGAAGGCTACTCTGACCAATATATGCGCTAA
- the LOC115734835 gene encoding transcription factor TCP1-like isoform X2, which produces MFHSNHSANDLISSSEQPILQHPIFHDVSFDFKQEDPPFSLSNFPSPSIFYGDDSEGGAFLQVHNNLLSEGQQPLNTPHQMTDPVTFFSGGCIGYSAGMNPEESGERVVPAERFSKKDRHSKINTAQGMRDRRMRLSVEVAREFFSLQDMLGVDKASKTIKWLLVKSTPAIKELATGLQKTNDGESIPIVGAPCTSEREVTPQIGKIAKGRQQQTIGKKRKVKQSRKTVFCPTVRESRAKARERAKQRTRAKTILQKLNRGDRPWDELTESDLNGRLLSNCSIGTSDDSGNRGSGVEVTNIDVQVQFEGESSYDQKTMADDSSEIHNFNHAQSAQVEFTESELFCMPWEGYSDQYMR; this is translated from the exons ATGTTTCACTCAAACCACAGTGCCAATGACCTCATCTCCTCCAGTGAGCAACCAATTCTTCAGCATCCCATCTTCCATGACGTTAGCTTTGATTTCAAACAAGAAGaccctcctttctctctctccaacttccCCTCTCCCTCCATCTTCTACGGCGATGATAGCGAGGGTGGTGCTTTTCTTCAAGTTCACAACAATCTCTTGTCAGAAGGGCAGCAACCATTGAACACTCCTCACCAAATGACCGATCCAGTGACCTTTTTCTCCGGCGGTTGCATCGGATACAGCGCCGGAATGAACCCCGAAGAGAGTGGTGAGCGGGTTGTTCCGGCAGAGCGGTTCTCGAAGAAGGATCGGCACAGCAAGATCAACACCGCTCAAGGCATGAGAGACCGGAGGATGAGGTTGTCCGTTGAAGTCGCTCGCGAGTTCTTCAGTCTTCAGGACATGCTCGGGGTCGACAAAGCTAGCAAAACTATCAAGTGGTTGCTGGTGAAGTCGACGCCCGCCATTAAAGAATTAGCTACGGGCCTTCAGAAGACGAACGACGGCGAAAGCATCCCTATTGTGGGTGCTCCTTGCACATCAGAGCGCGAAGTGACGCCTCAAATAGGCAAAATCGCTAAGGGTCGTCAGCAACAGACGATTGGAAAAAAGAGGAAGGTCAAACAATCGCGAAAGACTGTGTTTTGCCCTACGGTGAGAGAGTCAAGGGCAAAGGCGAGGGAAAGAGCAAAGCAAAGAACAAGGGCGAAGACGATCCTTCAAAAACTCAATAGAGGGGATCGACCTTGGGACGAATTGACCGAGAGCGATCTGAACGGCCGACTACTATCCAATTGTTCCATTGGAACTAGTGATGACTCTGGAAATCGAGGAAGCGGCGTCGAAGTTACTAACATCGATGTGCAAGTTCAATTTGAAGGAGAAAGTTCTTATGATCAGAAGACAATGGCTGATGATTCATCTGAAATTCACAACTTCAACCATGCACAAAGCGCCCAAGTAGAG TTCACTGAATCTGAATTGTTTTGCATGCCATGGGAAGGCTACTCTGACCAATATATGCGCTAA